From Pseudomonadota bacterium, the proteins below share one genomic window:
- the cphA gene encoding cyanophycin synthetase, with protein MRILSTNVYVGPNQYAHFPVIRHVLDLGELEEWPTGRLGPAFVDGLLKALPGLDEHGCSYREPGGFVRRLREDEGTWLGHVMEHVALELQSVAGQSVTYGRTRSVPDTPGHYTMVFQYKDRDVGRESSRLALKLLHYLLPAQLKPSDAPGEDWNFDEERDDFIRFAQRRALGPSTASLVEAAEARGIPWIRLNRYSLVQFGHGRYQERIQATCTGRTSNIAVELASDKEETNAILRDLGLPVPQQFTVQSAARAVRAAERIGYPVVVKPLSANHGRGVTTNLFTPEDVEVAFEKAAEHGRSILVESFIQGLDHRLLVVNGELVAAAKRVPGHVVGDGEHTIRQLVDIVNEDPRRGVGHEKVLTRLEFDHQAERLLKELGYTADTVPPAGETVYLRTTANLSTGGTAIDVTDVIHPDNREMAIKTILAIGLDVGGVDFLTTDITQSYREVGGAICEVNAGPGFRMHVAPSEGKARDVAGPVIDMLFPPGTPARIPIASVTGTNGKTTTSRMLAHVLKFAGHTVGMTSTDGVYINGQLSVTGDMTGPVSAQMVLRDPTIDVAVMETARGGLLRGGMGYSECNVSCCLNVSGDHLGLKGIDTIEQLAEIKRIPIEVARDAVVLNADDPNCLAMADHTEAKRICYATMNPQHPLVKEHIRAGGQAVALEEGINGHMITLYDQENHIPLLWTHLIPATMEGRAMHNVQNAMFAAAMAYNMNVALDDIRQGLRTFGSSFFQAPGRMNVFDEHEFKVILDYAHNEAAVGAICDLVQLLDVSGKRILVLAAPGDRREEDIVNIARAAAKGFHHYICKSDDNPRGREPGEVPKILKATLIEEGVPEDAIEVVPDEQEATQRGMSVASAGDLVLVLGDNIKRCWKQIIYFDSAAKREASKPASVEPARRPLPSLRGFEMDAEVEVIRDERGVRLAAVYDEDGD; from the coding sequence ATGCGGATTCTCTCCACCAACGTCTACGTCGGCCCGAACCAGTACGCCCACTTCCCGGTGATTCGCCACGTGCTCGACCTGGGCGAGCTCGAGGAGTGGCCCACGGGACGCCTCGGCCCCGCCTTCGTAGACGGACTGTTGAAAGCTCTGCCGGGCCTTGACGAGCACGGGTGCTCCTACCGTGAGCCGGGCGGTTTCGTGCGCCGCCTGCGCGAGGACGAGGGCACCTGGCTCGGCCACGTGATGGAGCACGTCGCGTTGGAGCTGCAGTCCGTGGCGGGGCAATCGGTGACCTACGGTCGCACCCGCTCCGTGCCCGACACGCCAGGCCACTACACCATGGTGTTCCAGTACAAGGATCGCGACGTGGGCAGGGAGTCCAGTCGCCTGGCCCTGAAGCTGTTGCACTACTTGCTACCGGCGCAACTTAAGCCGAGCGACGCGCCTGGCGAGGACTGGAACTTCGATGAGGAGCGCGACGACTTCATTCGCTTCGCCCAGCGCCGCGCCTTGGGGCCGTCGACGGCGTCCCTGGTGGAGGCTGCGGAGGCGCGCGGTATCCCTTGGATTCGCCTCAATCGCTACAGCCTCGTGCAATTTGGCCACGGTCGCTACCAGGAACGCATTCAGGCCACCTGTACGGGCCGAACCAGCAACATCGCCGTAGAGCTAGCCTCGGACAAGGAGGAGACCAACGCCATCCTGCGCGATCTCGGTTTGCCGGTCCCGCAGCAGTTCACGGTGCAGTCTGCCGCCCGAGCCGTACGCGCCGCGGAGCGCATCGGCTACCCGGTGGTGGTCAAACCGCTCTCCGCCAACCATGGCCGCGGCGTCACCACCAACCTGTTCACCCCCGAAGACGTTGAGGTGGCCTTTGAGAAGGCCGCCGAACACGGTCGCTCCATTCTGGTGGAGAGCTTCATCCAAGGCCTCGACCATCGTCTGCTGGTGGTAAACGGAGAGCTCGTGGCCGCGGCCAAGCGCGTGCCTGGCCACGTGGTGGGCGATGGCGAGCATACGATCCGGCAGCTCGTTGATATTGTCAATGAAGACCCGCGCCGCGGTGTCGGGCATGAAAAAGTGCTCACGCGCCTGGAGTTCGATCACCAGGCGGAGCGACTCCTTAAGGAGCTCGGCTATACGGCGGATACGGTGCCACCCGCCGGCGAGACCGTATACCTGCGTACCACCGCTAACCTCTCTACGGGCGGCACGGCCATCGACGTGACGGACGTGATCCACCCGGACAATCGTGAGATGGCGATCAAGACCATCCTTGCGATCGGCTTGGACGTGGGCGGCGTGGACTTCCTCACCACAGACATCACCCAATCCTATCGTGAGGTTGGCGGTGCTATCTGCGAGGTCAACGCCGGGCCTGGCTTCCGCATGCACGTGGCGCCCAGTGAGGGCAAGGCGCGTGATGTGGCGGGTCCGGTCATCGATATGCTGTTCCCGCCGGGTACACCGGCGCGAATCCCGATCGCCTCGGTCACCGGCACCAACGGCAAGACCACCACCTCGCGCATGCTCGCCCACGTGCTTAAGTTCGCTGGCCATACGGTGGGGATGACCTCCACAGATGGTGTGTACATCAACGGCCAGCTCAGCGTGACCGGCGACATGACCGGTCCGGTGTCCGCCCAGATGGTGCTGCGCGACCCCACGATCGACGTCGCCGTGATGGAGACCGCGCGCGGCGGGCTTCTGCGCGGCGGTATGGGCTACAGCGAGTGCAACGTCTCCTGCTGCTTGAATGTTTCTGGCGATCACCTAGGCCTGAAAGGCATCGATACGATCGAGCAGCTGGCCGAGATTAAGCGCATCCCGATCGAGGTGGCCCGCGATGCAGTGGTGCTGAACGCAGACGATCCAAACTGTCTCGCCATGGCGGACCATACGGAAGCGAAGCGCATCTGCTACGCCACGATGAACCCTCAGCACCCCTTGGTGAAGGAACATATCCGTGCTGGAGGCCAGGCGGTCGCTCTGGAGGAGGGTATCAATGGTCACATGATTACCCTCTACGATCAGGAAAATCACATCCCGCTCCTGTGGACGCACCTGATTCCGGCGACGATGGAAGGGCGGGCGATGCACAATGTGCAAAACGCGATGTTCGCTGCCGCCATGGCTTACAACATGAACGTGGCGCTGGACGATATTCGCCAGGGTCTGCGTACCTTTGGGTCCTCCTTCTTCCAAGCGCCGGGACGCATGAACGTGTTTGATGAGCACGAGTTCAAGGTCATTCTCGACTACGCCCACAATGAGGCGGCGGTCGGCGCTATCTGCGATTTGGTGCAGCTGCTCGATGTGAGCGGTAAGCGCATCTTGGTGCTGGCCGCGCCCGGTGATCGGCGCGAGGAGGACATCGTCAACATCGCGCGTGCGGCCGCCAAGGGCTTCCATCATTACATCTGCAAGTCGGACGACAACCCGCGCGGCCGTGAGCCAGGCGAGGTGCCTAAGATCCTGAAGGCGACGCTCATTGAGGAAGGCGTGCCCGAGGATGCGATAGAGGTTGTGCCCGACGAGCAGGAGGCGACCCAGCGCGGGATGAGTGTCGCCAGTGCCGGTGACCTTGTGCTGGTGCTAGGTGACAACATCAAGCGTTGCTGGAAGCAGATCATTTACTTCGATAGTGCGGCCAAGCGCGAGGCGAGCAAGCCAGCCTCGGTCGAGCCTGCCCGTCGCCCCTTGCCGAGCTTGCGCGGCTTCGAGATGGATGCGGAGGTGGAGGTGATCCGCGACGAGCGGGGGGTGCGCCTGGCCGCCGTGTACGACGAGGACGGCGACTAG
- a CDS encoding Mur ligase family protein, with protein MELLDARRLTGKSLLWDHPGATANLGLAEADDGEAIAGAWMAIAREVLASVGWADEQATTREVIGGLCLAVSAPIDALYAAVDLIEYSVALLVERFGGEAVEEATDGAVTRLRRAIEEERNPPLLALRDAARERAVAFFCDDDEASTGIGRGSHTWPVGDLPSQLPEDTFDIPVGLVTGTNGKTTTVRLLTQMIRAAGLKAGLSSTDWIGVDDEILDRGDYAGPGGARAVARHREVDVAVLETARGGLLRRGLGVERADAALITNIGEDHLGDFGSRSVEELLAVKWVVTHALDARGRAVLNADDARLLVRATSHPLAAPITWFTLFADTPFIHKHLAAGGSAAYARDGKTLCFAQGEAISEIIDVDDVPITLGGAARHNVANALAAIAMGKALGLDTLAVEAGLRQFTAERNPGRCNLFTVDDGVEVLLDFAHNVDAMQAIFDIAQARTAKRRALCFCQAGDRPDQDICALARAAWRIGLERVVVSELPDYRRGREPGEVNEIIRRALREAGASAEQLAYHQTEVASLRDALAWAQPGDLVIMLGLGEQAALLEELRSRAAPDA; from the coding sequence ATGGAACTGCTCGACGCGCGACGGCTGACGGGCAAGAGCCTGCTCTGGGATCACCCCGGTGCCACCGCCAACCTCGGGCTGGCTGAGGCCGATGATGGCGAGGCGATCGCCGGGGCCTGGATGGCCATCGCCCGAGAGGTGCTGGCCTCGGTGGGGTGGGCCGATGAGCAGGCGACCACCCGCGAGGTGATCGGGGGCCTGTGCCTCGCGGTCTCCGCACCGATCGACGCGTTGTACGCCGCCGTGGACCTGATCGAGTACTCCGTCGCCCTCCTCGTGGAGCGCTTCGGCGGCGAGGCGGTGGAGGAGGCCACCGACGGCGCGGTGACTCGCCTGCGCAGGGCCATCGAGGAGGAGCGCAATCCGCCACTGCTCGCCTTGCGCGATGCGGCGCGCGAGCGCGCCGTGGCGTTCTTTTGCGATGACGACGAGGCCTCAACAGGGATCGGCCGAGGCTCTCACACGTGGCCCGTCGGCGATCTTCCTTCGCAGCTTCCCGAGGACACCTTCGACATTCCCGTAGGACTGGTGACGGGCACCAACGGCAAGACCACCACCGTCCGACTGTTGACGCAGATGATCCGAGCCGCCGGACTCAAGGCAGGGCTGAGCTCCACCGATTGGATCGGCGTCGACGATGAAATCCTCGATCGCGGTGACTACGCAGGCCCTGGCGGCGCGCGCGCCGTCGCGCGTCACCGCGAAGTGGACGTGGCCGTGCTGGAGACGGCGCGCGGAGGCTTGCTACGGCGAGGCCTAGGCGTAGAGCGGGCCGATGCAGCCCTGATCACGAACATCGGCGAGGACCATCTCGGCGATTTCGGCTCGCGCAGCGTGGAGGAGTTGCTCGCGGTGAAGTGGGTGGTGACCCATGCGCTCGATGCGCGTGGGCGCGCGGTGTTGAATGCCGACGATGCCCGTTTGCTGGTCCGCGCGACCTCGCACCCGCTCGCCGCGCCGATCACCTGGTTCACGCTTTTTGCCGACACGCCCTTCATCCACAAGCACCTCGCTGCAGGCGGCAGCGCGGCCTACGCGCGTGACGGCAAGACCCTGTGCTTTGCGCAGGGCGAGGCGATCAGCGAGATTATCGATGTGGACGACGTGCCCATCACCCTCGGCGGCGCCGCACGGCACAACGTAGCGAACGCCTTGGCTGCCATCGCCATGGGCAAGGCCTTGGGGCTCGACACGCTCGCCGTAGAGGCGGGGCTGCGCCAATTCACCGCCGAGCGCAATCCTGGTCGCTGTAACCTGTTCACGGTGGATGACGGTGTGGAAGTGCTCCTCGACTTCGCTCACAACGTGGATGCGATGCAGGCGATCTTCGACATCGCCCAGGCGCGCACGGCGAAGCGCCGCGCCCTGTGCTTCTGCCAGGCCGGTGACCGTCCCGACCAGGACATTTGCGCCTTGGCCCGTGCCGCGTGGCGTATCGGCCTAGAGCGCGTGGTGGTGTCCGAGCTGCCCGACTACCGCCGGGGGCGAGAGCCGGGCGAGGTGAACGAGATCATTCGTAGGGCGCTTCGCGAGGCGGGCGCGAGCGCGGAGCAGCTTGCCTACCACCAAACGGAAGTGGCGTCCCTGCGCGACGCGCTGGCTTGGGCCCAGCCCGGTGATCTGGTGATCATGCTCGGGCTGGGCGAACAGGCCGCTCTGTTGGAAGAGTTGCGCAGCCGCGCCGCCCCAGACGCCTAG